A single region of the Streptomyces virginiae genome encodes:
- a CDS encoding NUDIX hydrolase → MMRTPRHAARVVILSPTGSVFLFREDNVEVGIHWLPPGGGIDPGESPEDCVRRELREETGWTDLEPERLLCTWEHDFTHQGIPVRQHEHIFVTTGPHREPVLEAPDIHWQWLSPQRLATLGEPLWPPRLPDLLAAASAEPVHLGLLA, encoded by the coding sequence ATGATGCGAACTCCACGTCACGCGGCGCGCGTTGTCATCCTGTCCCCCACCGGGTCCGTGTTCCTCTTCCGGGAGGACAACGTGGAGGTGGGCATCCATTGGCTGCCGCCCGGCGGCGGCATCGACCCCGGCGAGTCTCCCGAGGACTGTGTGCGGCGCGAGCTGCGCGAGGAGACCGGCTGGACGGACCTGGAGCCCGAACGGCTGCTCTGCACCTGGGAGCACGACTTCACGCACCAGGGGATCCCGGTCCGTCAGCACGAGCACATCTTCGTCACCACCGGCCCGCACCGCGAACCGGTCCTGGAGGCCCCGGACATCCACTGGCAGTGGCTCTCCCCGCAGCGCCTGGCCACCCTGGGCGAACCCCTGTGGCCCCCACGCCTGCCGGACCTCCTGGCCGCCGCTTCGGCGGAACCGGTCCACCTGGGGCTGCTGGCCTAG
- a CDS encoding amidohydrolase family protein produces METFPKIISVDDHTVEPPHVWRDRLPSRYRDIGPRVVRAPLKEMTFLGGKFAPVMGAKGDDGPIGDWWVYEDLHRPLTRLDTAVGYDRDEIKLEVITYEQMRPGSFSVPDRLADMDVNHVQSALCFPTFPRFCGQTFTEAKDRELGLLGVRAYNDWMVEEWCGPDARGRLIPLTLIPLWDARLAAAEVRRNAARGVRAVAFSEIPPHLGLPSIHTDDWDPFLEACNETGTVIAMHIGSSSRMPSTSADAPPAVGSTITFANCCFSMVDWLMSGKFERFPNLKIMYAEGQIGWIPYILERANVVWEENRGWGGVADKVLRPPSELFAEHVFGCFFDDAFGLKNLDSIGVANVLYETDYPHSDSTWPKSREVGESQMGHLAPDVVDRIVRGNAIDLLGLTPDGLWAGPGV; encoded by the coding sequence ATGGAGACCTTCCCGAAGATCATCTCGGTGGACGACCACACGGTGGAGCCCCCGCACGTCTGGCGGGACCGGCTCCCGTCCAGGTATCGCGACATCGGTCCCCGCGTCGTCCGCGCCCCGTTGAAGGAAATGACCTTCCTCGGCGGGAAGTTCGCCCCCGTGATGGGGGCCAAGGGCGACGACGGCCCCATCGGCGACTGGTGGGTGTACGAGGACCTGCACCGGCCGCTCACCCGCCTCGACACCGCTGTCGGGTACGACCGCGACGAGATCAAACTGGAAGTCATCACCTACGAGCAGATGCGCCCCGGGTCCTTCTCGGTTCCCGACCGGCTCGCGGACATGGACGTCAACCACGTCCAGTCGGCCCTCTGTTTCCCGACCTTCCCCCGCTTCTGCGGCCAGACGTTCACCGAGGCCAAGGACCGTGAGCTGGGACTCCTCGGCGTGCGGGCCTACAACGACTGGATGGTCGAGGAGTGGTGCGGCCCGGACGCCCGGGGCCGCCTCATCCCCCTCACCCTCATCCCGCTCTGGGACGCCCGCCTGGCCGCCGCCGAGGTCCGTCGCAACGCCGCGCGCGGGGTGCGCGCGGTCGCGTTCTCCGAGATACCCCCGCACCTGGGCCTCCCCTCCATCCACACGGACGACTGGGACCCTTTCCTGGAGGCGTGCAACGAGACCGGCACGGTCATCGCCATGCACATCGGCTCCTCCTCGCGCATGCCGTCCACCTCGGCCGACGCGCCGCCGGCGGTCGGCTCCACCATCACCTTCGCCAACTGCTGCTTCTCGATGGTCGACTGGCTGATGAGTGGCAAGTTCGAGCGCTTCCCCAACCTGAAGATCATGTACGCGGAGGGCCAGATCGGCTGGATCCCGTACATCCTCGAACGCGCGAACGTCGTCTGGGAGGAGAACCGGGGCTGGGGCGGAGTCGCGGACAAGGTGCTGCGCCCGCCGTCGGAGCTGTTCGCCGAGCACGTCTTCGGCTGCTTCTTCGACGACGCCTTCGGCCTGAAGAACCTCGACTCGATCGGCGTCGCCAACGTCCTCTACGAGACCGACTACCCCCACTCCGACTCCACCTGGCCCAAGTCCCGCGAGGTCGGCGAGAGCCAGATGGGCCACCTGGCGCCGGACGTGGTGGACCGCATCGTGCGCGGCAACGCGATCGACCTGCTCGGGCTCACACCCGACGGCCTGTGGGCGGGGCCGGGGGTATGA
- a CDS encoding MFS transporter yields MGKVLRDRNAGLYLSGVVVSGFGTTAMWLVAGVWVKSLTGSDALAALTVFTLWAPVLAGPALGALADRVPRRPLLVGLGLVMAALLPVLTLLDSPGRVWLLFAVLLVYGICGTVHGAAEAALVPQAVGHRLLGDFNGLRLTADEGMKLIAPLVGAGLFARFGGASVALLDAVTFALAAGIFALLRVREEQPERERIRAGAPGFARLWEGGRQLWKEPAPRTLVSAGAAVMFLAGLNGAVIYAVAGDVLGHAPTYVGVLYAVQGAGSVLSGIVAGPLLRRLPERVFTAAGVALFAVGVGVRALPYDAVALAGSAAIGAGLPCVLIAALTAVQREVPGAALGRAAATANTLIFVPNALALALGAALVTFVDVRVLLPVLTVAGLATALLLVAGPRAGRAAPKAGVAGGGGRPRPADMP; encoded by the coding sequence ATGGGGAAGGTCCTGCGGGACCGCAACGCGGGGCTCTACCTGTCCGGGGTGGTGGTCTCGGGGTTCGGTACGACCGCCATGTGGCTGGTCGCCGGGGTCTGGGTGAAGTCGCTGACCGGGTCGGACGCGCTCGCGGCGCTGACCGTGTTCACCCTGTGGGCGCCGGTGTTGGCCGGGCCCGCGCTGGGGGCGCTCGCCGACCGGGTGCCGCGGCGGCCGCTGCTGGTCGGCCTCGGGCTCGTGATGGCCGCACTGCTGCCCGTACTGACCCTGCTGGACTCGCCGGGGCGGGTGTGGCTGCTGTTCGCGGTCCTGCTCGTGTACGGGATCTGCGGCACCGTGCACGGGGCGGCGGAGGCGGCTCTCGTGCCGCAGGCCGTCGGCCACCGACTCCTGGGGGACTTCAACGGGCTGCGGCTCACCGCCGACGAGGGCATGAAGCTGATCGCGCCCTTGGTGGGCGCGGGGCTGTTCGCCCGCTTCGGCGGGGCCTCGGTGGCCCTGCTCGACGCGGTGACCTTCGCGCTGGCGGCGGGGATCTTCGCCCTGCTCCGGGTGCGCGAGGAACAGCCGGAGCGGGAGCGGATCCGGGCCGGGGCGCCGGGGTTCGCGCGGCTGTGGGAGGGCGGGCGGCAGCTGTGGAAGGAGCCGGCGCCGCGCACGCTGGTGTCGGCCGGCGCGGCCGTGATGTTCCTGGCCGGGCTGAACGGCGCGGTGATCTACGCGGTCGCCGGGGACGTGCTGGGGCACGCGCCCACCTACGTGGGGGTGCTGTACGCGGTGCAGGGCGCGGGTTCGGTCCTGAGCGGGATCGTGGCGGGCCCGCTGTTGCGCCGGTTGCCGGAGCGGGTGTTCACGGCCGCCGGGGTGGCCCTGTTCGCCGTGGGCGTCGGGGTCCGGGCGCTGCCGTACGACGCGGTGGCCCTGGCGGGCAGTGCGGCGATCGGCGCCGGTCTGCCGTGTGTGCTGATCGCCGCGCTGACGGCGGTGCAGCGCGAGGTCCCCGGCGCCGCGCTGGGCCGCGCGGCGGCCACGGCCAACACCCTGATCTTCGTACCGAACGCGCTGGCGCTGGCCCTGGGGGCGGCGCTGGTGACCTTCGTGGACGTGCGGGTGCTGCTGCCGGTGCTGACGGTCGCGGGGCTGGCCACGGCGCTGCTGCTCGTGGCCGGGCCGCGGGCCGGGCGCGCCGCCCCGAAGGCGGGCGTGGCCGGTGGAGGGGGCCGGCCACGCCCTGCGGACATGCCCTAG
- a CDS encoding AfsR/SARP family transcriptional regulator, with translation MDGVPAIPSPRKHPEARTAAVVPEVGPGTTPARATRAPAAGAPTDSATSTTAGTTGTTSATGTTGTTGTTGTTADRDATAAGPAGTVGPGESRFAVLGPVRAWRGAEVLPSGTPQQRALLAVLLLRDGRTATAPELIDAIWGEDPPQQALATIRTYASRLRKVVAPGLLVTESGGYAIRLRSTATLDLGVARSLAADAEVARTAGDRSLARTLLTRALGLWEGEPLAGVPGPHAETERIRLAEWRLQLLETRLDLDLEVGQHAEAVSELTALTAAHPLRERLRELLMLALYRSGRQAEALAVYADTRRLLADELGVDPRPELAALQQRILNADADLARAEDPAPAAATVHVRPAQLPATVPDFTGRASFVDELGTILSGGALDQVMAVSALAGIGGVGKTTLAVHVAHAARPHFPDGQLYVDLQGTEARPAEPEAVLGSFLRALGTPDTAIPDSPADRAALYRSILDGRRVLVLLDNARDAAQVRPLLPGTAGCAALVTSRVRMAGLAGAHLVDLDVMSPEEALQLFTRIVGEERVRAERQAALDVVGACGFLPLAIRIAASRLAARRTWTVSVLAAKLADERRRLDELQAGDLAVKATFELGYGQLEPAQQRAFRLLGLADGPDISLSAAAAVLDLPEYDTEDLLEALVDCSLLESAAPGRYRFHDLVRLYARACAERDEQPPSGCEAALDRLLDFYLATASGVYALERPGDRLPAHLSDTHYPGLVFAEPRAALDWLYAEADPLLACVRQAAVRGGESLVLRRAVDLLWAAKDLAESGANSRQYESAAVALRDAGQAAKDPYAEGRARTTLTNVHLVAGRFAEADDEAARATVLAREAGDPLPMCWAPNDRGIIALYEGRHADGERYLLQAIECFRADGNNVGEASALCNLSRIHVELGRLPSAIDLAQQGIAIYDRMGLSLRLANGRYALGIALTQAGRLGEALAQLAEALSLFHENRQPLWEGVTHFRLAEAHLAARRPTLAASHAEQAIALRGIGGEWRRATVLTVLGKALRRLGQRDRARACWRDAEAVFTQLRSTELSEVQALLASEVAA, from the coding sequence ATGGACGGCGTACCGGCCATCCCGAGCCCGCGGAAACATCCCGAGGCCCGTACGGCTGCCGTCGTACCCGAAGTCGGCCCGGGGACGACCCCCGCACGCGCGACCCGCGCACCCGCGGCCGGCGCCCCGACCGACTCCGCCACGAGCACCACCGCAGGCACCACCGGAACCACCAGCGCCACCGGAACCACCGGAACCACCGGAACCACCGGAACCACCGCGGACAGGGACGCCACCGCCGCAGGACCCGCCGGCACCGTCGGCCCCGGCGAGTCCCGGTTCGCCGTCCTCGGGCCCGTCCGCGCCTGGCGCGGCGCCGAGGTCCTGCCCTCCGGCACCCCCCAGCAGCGCGCCCTGCTCGCCGTACTCCTGCTGCGCGACGGCCGCACCGCCACCGCGCCCGAACTCATCGACGCCATCTGGGGCGAGGACCCGCCGCAGCAGGCCCTCGCCACCATCCGCACGTACGCCTCCCGCCTGCGCAAGGTCGTCGCCCCCGGCCTCCTCGTCACCGAGTCCGGCGGCTACGCCATCCGGCTGCGCTCCACCGCCACCCTCGACCTCGGCGTCGCCCGCAGCCTCGCCGCCGACGCCGAGGTGGCCCGGACCGCCGGCGACCGCTCCCTCGCCCGTACGCTCCTGACCCGCGCCCTCGGCCTCTGGGAGGGGGAGCCTCTCGCCGGCGTCCCCGGCCCGCACGCGGAGACCGAGCGCATCCGGCTCGCCGAATGGCGCCTGCAGCTGCTGGAGACCCGCCTCGACCTCGACCTGGAGGTCGGCCAGCACGCCGAGGCCGTCTCGGAGCTCACCGCCCTCACCGCCGCCCACCCGCTGCGCGAACGCCTGCGCGAGCTCCTGATGCTCGCCCTCTACCGCAGCGGCCGGCAGGCCGAGGCCCTCGCCGTCTACGCCGACACCCGCCGGCTCCTCGCCGACGAGCTCGGCGTCGACCCCCGCCCGGAACTGGCCGCGCTCCAGCAGCGCATCCTCAACGCCGACGCCGATCTCGCCCGCGCGGAGGACCCGGCCCCGGCCGCCGCGACCGTTCATGTGAGGCCCGCCCAATTGCCTGCGACCGTCCCCGACTTCACCGGCCGCGCCAGCTTCGTCGACGAGCTCGGCACCATCCTGTCCGGCGGCGCCCTGGACCAGGTGATGGCCGTCTCCGCGCTCGCCGGCATCGGCGGCGTCGGCAAGACCACCCTCGCCGTGCACGTGGCCCACGCCGCCCGCCCGCACTTCCCCGACGGCCAGCTCTACGTCGACCTCCAGGGCACCGAGGCCCGCCCCGCCGAACCGGAGGCCGTCCTCGGCTCCTTCCTGCGCGCCCTCGGCACCCCCGACACGGCCATCCCCGACTCCCCCGCCGACCGGGCCGCGCTCTACCGCTCCATCCTCGACGGCCGCCGCGTCCTGGTCCTCCTCGACAACGCGCGCGACGCCGCCCAGGTCCGACCGCTGCTGCCGGGCACCGCCGGCTGCGCCGCCCTCGTCACCAGCCGGGTCCGCATGGCGGGCCTCGCCGGGGCCCATCTCGTCGACCTCGACGTGATGAGCCCCGAGGAAGCCCTCCAGCTCTTCACCCGGATCGTCGGCGAGGAACGCGTACGCGCCGAACGCCAGGCCGCCCTCGACGTCGTCGGCGCCTGCGGCTTCCTGCCGCTCGCCATCCGCATCGCCGCCTCCCGGCTCGCCGCCCGCCGCACCTGGACCGTCTCCGTCCTGGCCGCCAAGCTCGCCGACGAGCGTCGCCGCCTCGACGAGCTCCAGGCCGGCGACCTCGCCGTCAAGGCCACGTTCGAGCTCGGCTACGGCCAGCTGGAGCCCGCCCAGCAGCGCGCCTTCCGCCTGCTCGGCCTCGCCGACGGCCCCGACATCTCGCTCTCGGCGGCGGCCGCCGTCCTCGACCTGCCCGAGTACGACACCGAGGACCTCCTCGAAGCCTTGGTCGACTGCTCCCTGCTCGAATCCGCCGCTCCCGGCCGCTACCGCTTCCACGACCTCGTACGCCTCTACGCGCGTGCCTGCGCCGAGCGTGACGAGCAGCCGCCGAGCGGATGCGAGGCGGCCCTGGACCGGCTGCTCGACTTCTACCTGGCCACCGCGTCCGGGGTCTACGCCCTGGAACGCCCCGGCGACCGACTGCCCGCGCACCTGTCCGACACCCACTACCCCGGGCTGGTCTTCGCCGAGCCGCGGGCCGCCCTGGACTGGCTGTACGCCGAGGCCGACCCGCTGCTGGCGTGCGTACGGCAGGCCGCCGTCCGCGGCGGCGAATCGCTGGTCCTGCGCCGGGCCGTGGACCTGCTGTGGGCGGCGAAGGACCTCGCCGAGTCCGGGGCCAACTCCCGGCAGTACGAGTCCGCCGCCGTCGCCCTGCGCGACGCGGGCCAGGCCGCGAAGGACCCGTACGCCGAGGGCCGCGCCCGCACCACCCTCACCAACGTCCACCTGGTCGCCGGCCGCTTCGCCGAGGCCGACGACGAGGCCGCCCGGGCCACCGTGCTCGCGCGCGAGGCCGGCGACCCGCTGCCCATGTGCTGGGCCCCCAACGACCGGGGGATCATCGCCCTCTACGAGGGCCGGCACGCGGACGGCGAGCGCTACCTGCTGCAGGCCATCGAATGCTTCCGCGCCGACGGCAACAACGTCGGCGAGGCCAGCGCCCTGTGCAACCTCTCCCGCATCCACGTGGAGTTGGGCCGGCTGCCCAGCGCCATAGACCTGGCCCAGCAGGGCATCGCCATCTACGACCGGATGGGTCTGAGCCTGCGCCTGGCCAACGGCCGCTACGCGCTCGGCATCGCCCTCACCCAGGCGGGCCGACTCGGCGAGGCGCTGGCGCAGCTCGCCGAGGCGCTGTCGCTGTTCCACGAGAACCGCCAGCCGCTGTGGGAGGGCGTGACGCACTTCCGGCTCGCCGAGGCCCACCTGGCGGCGCGCCGGCCCACCCTGGCCGCCTCGCACGCCGAGCAGGCCATCGCACTGCGCGGGATCGGCGGGGAGTGGCGCCGGGCGACGGTCCTGACGGTGCTCGGCAAGGCCCTGCGGCGGCTGGGACAACGGGACCGCGCGCGGGCCTGCTGGCGGGACGCGGAGGCCGTTTTCACGCAGCTGCGATCGACCGAACTGAGCGAGGTACAGGCCCTGTTGGCCTCGGAGGTCGCGGCCTGA
- a CDS encoding peptidoglycan-binding protein, which translates to MRKRAKWLLASLAAVLAVSGGGWAVMAQPQQETDERERHAAGGLPPATAPVRRGDLSSGLQVEGTLGYARERKLNAAGPGVLTWTADAGSAVERDGKLYEVNGRAVRLMYGSTPMYRPLRAGDKGEDVEQLKRNLQALGYGTGLDPQDGTFTAGTATAVKRWQKAHKAAETGEVGKEDIAFASGPQRVGAGDAAVGDELAPGKPVLTVTGTERIVRFQLDAVKAGAAKAGDPVTVRLPGGGNATGKIDSVGGAGQPDDKNGGGAGGPGGGSGGGGGGGGGGDRKAQVEVVVTFDRPAEVNAPDRSPVTVGLTGETRKGVLSVPVNALLALAGGGFGVQVVQDGRVREVPVELGMFGNGRVEVTGAALTEGMQVGIPKL; encoded by the coding sequence ATGAGGAAGCGGGCCAAGTGGCTGCTGGCCTCGCTGGCCGCCGTACTGGCCGTCTCGGGCGGCGGCTGGGCCGTCATGGCGCAGCCGCAGCAGGAGACGGACGAGCGGGAGCGGCACGCCGCCGGCGGACTGCCGCCGGCCACGGCGCCGGTCCGGCGCGGCGACCTCAGCTCGGGCCTCCAGGTGGAGGGCACCCTGGGCTACGCGCGGGAGCGCAAGCTGAACGCGGCCGGGCCGGGCGTGCTGACGTGGACCGCGGACGCGGGCTCGGCGGTGGAGCGGGACGGCAAGCTGTACGAGGTCAACGGCCGGGCGGTGCGGCTCATGTACGGGTCCACGCCGATGTACCGGCCGCTGAGGGCCGGCGACAAGGGCGAGGACGTCGAGCAGCTCAAGCGCAATCTGCAGGCCCTCGGGTACGGGACCGGGCTCGACCCGCAGGACGGCACCTTCACCGCGGGTACGGCCACGGCGGTCAAGCGGTGGCAGAAGGCGCACAAGGCGGCGGAGACGGGCGAGGTCGGCAAGGAGGACATCGCCTTCGCCTCGGGTCCGCAGCGGGTGGGCGCGGGCGACGCGGCGGTCGGTGACGAACTGGCGCCGGGCAAGCCGGTGCTGACGGTGACGGGCACCGAGCGGATCGTCCGCTTCCAGCTGGACGCGGTGAAGGCGGGAGCGGCGAAGGCGGGCGACCCGGTGACCGTACGGCTGCCGGGCGGCGGCAACGCCACCGGGAAGATCGACTCGGTGGGCGGGGCCGGGCAGCCCGACGACAAGAACGGCGGTGGCGCCGGCGGCCCGGGCGGTGGCAGTGGCGGCGGTGGCGGTGGCGGTGGCGGTGGCGACAGGAAGGCCCAGGTCGAGGTGGTCGTCACCTTCGACCGGCCCGCCGAGGTGAACGCCCCGGACCGATCCCCGGTGACCGTCGGCCTGACCGGGGAGACCCGCAAGGGCGTCCTCTCCGTTCCGGTCAACGCACTGCTCGCGCTCGCGGGCGGTGGCTTCGGCGTCCAGGTCGTGCAGGACGGCCGGGTCCGCGAGGTCCCGGTCGAGCTCGGCATGTTCGGCAACGGCCGGGTCGAGGTGACCGGCGCCGCCCTCACCGAGGGCATGCAGGTGGGGATCCCGAAACTGTGA
- a CDS encoding GNAT family N-acetyltransferase has protein sequence MPRLQLLRFDHAPALLAFERENRAYFAASIPDRGDRYFADFDRRHAALMAEQATGLCFFHVLVAGDGEVVGRVNLVDVADGSAELGYRIAERATGRGLATAAVREARDLAVAEYGLAELRAVTTLDNTGSRAVLARTGFVTTGEVDLDGRPGLSFVCDLRVETV, from the coding sequence GTGCCCCGACTCCAGTTGCTGCGCTTCGACCACGCACCGGCCCTGCTCGCCTTCGAGCGGGAGAACCGGGCCTACTTCGCCGCTTCGATCCCGGACCGAGGGGATCGCTACTTCGCCGACTTCGACCGGCGGCACGCCGCGTTGATGGCCGAGCAGGCCACCGGGCTGTGCTTCTTCCACGTCCTGGTGGCCGGCGACGGCGAGGTGGTGGGGCGGGTCAACCTCGTCGACGTGGCGGACGGTTCGGCCGAGCTCGGGTACCGGATCGCCGAACGGGCCACGGGCCGGGGTCTGGCCACGGCCGCGGTCCGGGAGGCCCGCGACCTGGCGGTCGCGGAGTACGGACTGGCCGAGCTGCGGGCCGTCACCACGCTCGACAACACCGGCTCGCGCGCCGTGTTGGCCCGTACGGGATTCGTGACCACCGGCGAGGTGGACCTCGACGGCCGTCCGGGCCTGAGTTTCGTATGCGACCTGCGGGTCGAAACCGTGTGA
- a CDS encoding trypsin-like serine peptidase, giving the protein MPVDKRTVVTAVLCAVAALGASAAVAKLAPPPEAVPPVRAKAAPSASPTGPSSRSHVAKPQLSAAPGATLPPAVTPQPGGPAAFTGALFTDGLDSDHFCTATVVSSPGRNMIITAGHCLLEGDQRDGSAVFAPAYANGVAPYGTWKIEEVFEDARWAEGTDDDYDLAFARLAPDAKGRTIEDVTGAAVLDTSGRAGERVTVTGYPADRGIPRTCTSVAVRESATQQRFDCADFPGGTSGSAWIAGDGKIIGILTGGDTDDVSTSTVLGEYAASLYAKATAKP; this is encoded by the coding sequence ATGCCGGTGGACAAGCGGACCGTCGTGACGGCGGTGCTGTGCGCGGTGGCGGCCCTGGGGGCTTCCGCCGCGGTGGCCAAGCTCGCCCCGCCGCCGGAGGCGGTCCCTCCGGTACGGGCGAAGGCCGCGCCGAGCGCGTCCCCGACGGGCCCGTCCTCGCGATCGCACGTGGCGAAGCCCCAGCTGTCCGCGGCTCCCGGTGCCACCCTGCCGCCGGCCGTCACCCCGCAGCCCGGCGGGCCCGCGGCCTTCACCGGCGCTCTGTTCACCGATGGCCTGGACAGTGATCACTTCTGCACGGCCACCGTGGTGAGCAGCCCCGGCCGAAACATGATCATCACGGCCGGGCACTGCCTGCTCGAAGGGGACCAGCGCGACGGAAGCGCGGTCTTCGCGCCCGCGTACGCCAACGGCGTCGCCCCGTACGGCACATGGAAGATCGAGGAAGTCTTCGAGGACGCCCGCTGGGCCGAGGGTACGGACGACGACTACGACCTCGCCTTCGCCCGCCTCGCCCCCGACGCCAAGGGCCGCACCATCGAGGACGTGACCGGCGCGGCCGTCCTCGACACCAGCGGCCGCGCGGGCGAGCGGGTCACCGTCACCGGTTACCCCGCCGACCGGGGCATCCCCCGTACCTGCACCTCGGTCGCCGTCCGCGAGAGCGCCACCCAACAACGCTTCGACTGCGCCGACTTCCCGGGAGGCACCAGCGGCAGCGCGTGGATCGCCGGCGACGGGAAGATCATCGGCATCCTCACGGGCGGCGACACGGACGACGTGTCGACCAGCACGGTCCTCGGCGAGTACGCGGCCTCGCTCTACGCCAAGGCCACCGCGAAGCCGTAG
- a CDS encoding ABC transporter permease: protein MSRARPRTGSRARTRMPARRLKPPRLSPRDVLHVGSAGLRARPTRVFLSALGIAIGIATMIAVVGISSSSQAALLRELDKLGTNMLVAKPGEGMFTGQDTELPKDAPGMISRIAGVESVGTTGDVPESVRRSENIPKGETGGIVLKAAKDDLLGTLRARMASGTWLNAATGRYPSVVLGDVSARRLGITEPGQQVFIGGRYFTVTGILEPVPLAPEIERSALIGWEAAERLLGFGGHPTAVYERSADERVAAVRALIPRTANPQTPSAVQVTDPSAALQAKAATEGAFSTLLLGLGGIALLVGGVGVANTMIISVLERRHEIGLRRSLGGTKGQIRIQFVTESLLLSGLGGLAGIALGGAATAVYARAGDLPWVVPLWAVTGGFAATLAIGTLAGLYPAVRAARLSPTLALAAA, encoded by the coding sequence ATGAGCCGCGCGAGGCCCCGTACGGGGTCACGGGCCCGTACGCGGATGCCCGCCCGGCGGTTGAAACCGCCGCGGCTGTCCCCGCGGGACGTGCTGCACGTCGGGTCGGCGGGCCTGCGCGCCCGCCCGACGCGGGTCTTCCTGTCCGCGCTCGGCATCGCCATCGGCATCGCGACGATGATCGCGGTGGTCGGGATCTCCTCCTCCAGCCAAGCCGCGCTCCTGCGGGAGCTCGACAAGCTGGGCACGAACATGCTGGTCGCGAAGCCGGGCGAGGGGATGTTCACCGGGCAGGACACCGAGCTGCCCAAGGACGCCCCCGGCATGATCTCCCGGATCGCGGGGGTCGAGTCGGTCGGCACCACCGGTGACGTGCCCGAGTCCGTACGCCGGTCCGAGAACATCCCGAAGGGGGAGACGGGCGGGATCGTGCTCAAGGCCGCCAAGGACGACCTGCTGGGCACGCTGCGCGCGCGGATGGCGAGCGGCACCTGGCTCAACGCGGCCACCGGCCGCTACCCGTCGGTGGTGCTCGGGGACGTCTCCGCGCGTCGGCTCGGCATCACCGAACCGGGTCAGCAGGTCTTCATCGGCGGCCGGTACTTCACGGTGACCGGCATTCTGGAGCCGGTCCCGCTGGCACCGGAGATCGAGCGCTCGGCGCTGATCGGCTGGGAGGCGGCCGAGCGGCTGCTGGGTTTCGGCGGGCACCCGACGGCCGTGTACGAACGGTCGGCGGACGAGCGGGTGGCGGCGGTCCGCGCGCTCATCCCGCGGACGGCCAACCCGCAGACCCCGAGCGCGGTGCAGGTCACCGACCCGTCGGCGGCGCTCCAGGCGAAGGCGGCCACGGAGGGCGCGTTCAGCACGCTGCTGCTGGGACTGGGCGGGATCGCGCTGCTGGTGGGAGGGGTAGGCGTCGCCAACACCATGATCATCTCGGTGTTGGAGCGGCGCCACGAGATCGGCCTACGACGGTCCCTGGGCGGCACGAAGGGGCAGATCCGGATCCAGTTCGTGACGGAGTCCCTGCTGCTGTCCGGGCTCGGCGGCCTGGCGGGCATCGCCCTGGGCGGCGCGGCCACGGCCGTCTACGCCCGGGCCGGCGACCTGCCCTGGGTGGTCCCGCTCTGGGCGGTGACCGGCGGCTTCGCCGCCACCCTGGCCATCGGCACCCTGGCCGGGCTCTACCCGGCGGTGCGCGCGGCCCGACTGTCGCCGACGCTGGCGCTCGCGGCGGCGTAG
- a CDS encoding ABC transporter ATP-binding protein — protein sequence MPAHPVVELTGVTKEYPGGVAALRGVDLTITAGELLAIVGPSGSGKSTLLHIVGTLDRPTAGGVRIAGHDIAALPDRALSALRSRHVGFVFQSFHLVPGISARANVAEGLLYSGLPRAERLRRAAQALDRVGLGDRMDHRPHQLSGGQKQRVAIARAVAGAPDLLLADEPTGALDTASGESVMELLRELNRDGATIAVITHDQEIAASLPRQVRIRDGEIVADLRNGAGVAS from the coding sequence ATGCCCGCGCACCCGGTCGTGGAGCTGACCGGGGTCACCAAGGAGTACCCGGGCGGGGTCGCGGCCCTGCGCGGGGTCGACCTGACGATCACCGCCGGCGAACTCCTCGCCATCGTCGGCCCGTCGGGCTCCGGCAAGTCCACCCTGCTGCACATCGTCGGCACCCTGGACCGCCCGACGGCCGGCGGCGTACGGATCGCCGGCCACGACATCGCGGCCCTCCCGGACCGCGCCCTGTCGGCCCTGCGCTCCCGGCACGTCGGCTTCGTCTTCCAGTCGTTCCACCTGGTGCCCGGCATCAGCGCCCGGGCGAACGTCGCCGAGGGGCTGCTCTACAGCGGCCTCCCGCGGGCCGAACGGCTGCGCCGGGCCGCGCAGGCCCTGGACCGGGTGGGCCTCGGCGACCGGATGGACCACCGGCCGCACCAGCTGTCCGGCGGGCAGAAGCAGCGCGTGGCGATCGCCCGGGCGGTGGCGGGTGCGCCGGACCTGCTGTTGGCCGACGAGCCGACGGGCGCGCTGGACACCGCCTCCGGAGAATCGGTGATGGAGCTGCTGCGCGAGCTGAACCGGGACGGGGCCACCATCGCGGTGATCACCCACGACCAGGAGATCGCGGCGAGCCTGCCGCGGCAGGTCCGGATCCGCGACGGGGAGATCGTCGCGGACCTGCGGAACGGGGCGGGGGTGGCGTCATGA